A DNA window from Pseudomonas wuhanensis contains the following coding sequences:
- the def gene encoding peptide deformylase, translated as MAILDILEFPDSRLRTIAKPVAVVDDEVRQLVDDMFETMYEAPGIGLAATQVNVHKRIVVMDLSEDRSEPRVFINPEFEVLTDEVDQYQEGCLSVPGFYENVDRPQKVKIKALDRDGQPYELIAEGLLAVCIQHECDHLNGKLFVDYLSTLKRDRIKKKLEKLHRQNA; from the coding sequence ATGGCCATTTTAGACATCCTCGAATTCCCCGACTCGCGCCTGCGCACTATCGCCAAACCCGTGGCTGTAGTGGACGACGAAGTGCGTCAGTTGGTCGATGACATGTTTGAAACAATGTATGAAGCGCCAGGCATCGGCCTCGCCGCGACCCAGGTCAACGTGCACAAACGTATCGTCGTGATGGACCTCTCCGAAGACCGCAGCGAACCGCGGGTGTTCATCAACCCCGAGTTCGAAGTCCTGACCGACGAGGTGGACCAGTATCAGGAAGGCTGCCTTTCGGTGCCGGGTTTCTACGAAAACGTCGACCGCCCGCAAAAGGTCAAGATCAAGGCCCTGGACCGCGACGGCCAACCGTACGAACTGATCGCCGAAGGCCTGCTCGCGGTATGCATCCAGCATGAATGCGACCACCTGAATGGCAAATTGTTCGTTGATTACCTGTCCACGCTCAAACGCGACCGGATCAAGAAGAAACTGGAAAAGCTCCATCGCCAGAACGCTTGA
- a CDS encoding LysM peptidoglycan-binding domain-containing protein, translating into MRKSLLALLLLASAGFAHGQVQLREGFPQQYTVVAGDTLWDISAKYLREPWEWPQLWQANPQIENPNLIYPGDTLSLVYVNGQPRLTLNRGASRGTIKLSPRIRSSPVADAIPSIPLKSINSFLLSNRIVDKAEDFDKAPYIVAGDAERVLSGTGDRIFARGHFDPAQPAYGIFRQGKVYTDPQSKEFLGINADDIGGGEIIATEGDVATLALQRTTQEVRLGDRLFSGEERSINSTFMPSAPTTEINGLIIDVPRGVTQIGALDVVTLNKGQRDGLAEGNVLAVMKTGETVRDRITGQPLKIPDERAGLLMVFRTYDKLSYGLVLNASRSLAVMDKVRNP; encoded by the coding sequence ATGAGGAAATCACTACTCGCCTTGCTCCTTCTGGCCTCGGCCGGTTTTGCGCACGGGCAAGTGCAACTCAGGGAAGGTTTTCCACAGCAATACACCGTGGTGGCAGGGGACACACTTTGGGACATTTCCGCCAAATACCTGCGTGAACCGTGGGAATGGCCGCAACTTTGGCAGGCCAATCCACAGATCGAAAACCCCAATCTCATTTATCCGGGCGATACGCTGTCGCTGGTCTACGTCAACGGTCAGCCACGCCTGACCCTCAATCGCGGCGCTTCCCGGGGCACCATCAAGCTTTCGCCACGCATCCGCAGCTCGCCGGTGGCCGATGCCATTCCGAGCATTCCGCTGAAATCGATCAACAGCTTTCTGCTGAGCAATCGCATCGTCGACAAGGCCGAGGATTTCGACAAGGCGCCCTACATCGTCGCCGGCGATGCCGAACGGGTGCTCAGCGGCACCGGTGATCGAATATTCGCCCGTGGCCATTTCGACCCGGCACAACCGGCGTACGGCATCTTCCGTCAGGGCAAGGTCTATACCGATCCGCAGAGCAAGGAGTTTCTGGGGATCAACGCCGACGACATCGGTGGCGGCGAGATCATTGCCACTGAAGGCGACGTCGCCACCCTGGCCCTGCAGCGCACCACTCAGGAAGTGCGACTCGGCGACCGGCTGTTCAGCGGCGAAGAACGCTCGATCAATTCAACCTTCATGCCCAGTGCCCCGACAACCGAAATCAACGGCTTGATCATTGATGTGCCACGTGGGGTCACCCAGATCGGCGCGCTGGATGTCGTCACGCTGAACAAGGGGCAGCGCGATGGCCTGGCCGAAGGCAATGTGCTGGCGGTGATGAAAACCGGTGAAACCGTGCGTGACCGGATCACTGGCCAGCCATTAAAAATTCCCGACGAGCGGGCCGGTTTGCTGATGGTCTTCCGCACCTACGACAAGCTCAGCTACGGGCTTGTCCTTAACGCATCGCGCTCTCTGGCGGTGATGGACAAGGTGCGAAATCCTTAA
- the dprA gene encoding DNA-processing protein DprA yields MSLSACTSVSPAELEARLRLHRLPELGPARFKKLLEAFGSASKAISAPASAWRALGLPLACAEARRSSEIRDGASHALAWLGRQGQHLLMWDQPDYPVLLAQISDAPPLLFVAGDPGILEKPQLAMVGSRRASRPGMDTATAFSRTLAGAGFVITSGLALGIDAAAHQAALDVGGQTVGVLGTGLENFYPQRNRRLADAMIASGSAVLSEFPLDAGPSPSNFPRRNRIISGLSLGVLVVEASVASGSLITARLAAEQGREVYAIPGSIHHPGAKGCHQLIRDGAVLVETIEHILEALRGWQRLPLSTETPQTTETHPLLMLLHAAPHTSEALSITSGWALPKVLAALTELEMDGRAVCESGRWFARVN; encoded by the coding sequence ATGTCGCTGTCTGCCTGTACGTCCGTTTCCCCTGCGGAACTGGAAGCCCGTTTACGCCTGCACCGTTTGCCGGAACTCGGCCCTGCGCGTTTCAAGAAGTTGCTTGAGGCCTTCGGCTCTGCCTCCAAAGCCATCAGCGCACCGGCCAGCGCCTGGCGCGCGTTGGGCTTGCCCCTTGCTTGCGCGGAGGCTCGGCGCTCCAGTGAAATTCGTGATGGCGCCAGCCACGCACTGGCCTGGCTAGGGCGCCAGGGCCAGCATTTACTGATGTGGGACCAACCTGACTACCCCGTGTTGCTGGCGCAAATCAGCGATGCGCCGCCGCTGTTGTTCGTCGCGGGCGATCCGGGAATTCTGGAAAAACCACAGCTGGCGATGGTCGGCAGCCGTCGTGCTTCGCGACCGGGCATGGACACTGCCACCGCGTTTTCCCGCACTCTGGCCGGTGCCGGTTTTGTCATCACCAGCGGTCTGGCCCTGGGCATCGATGCCGCCGCGCATCAGGCAGCTCTGGACGTTGGCGGGCAAACGGTCGGGGTACTTGGCACGGGGCTGGAAAATTTTTATCCACAGCGCAATCGGCGACTGGCGGACGCCATGATCGCTTCGGGAAGCGCGGTACTTTCGGAGTTCCCGCTGGACGCCGGCCCTTCCCCCAGCAATTTCCCCCGGCGCAATCGAATCATCAGCGGTTTGTCCCTCGGCGTGCTCGTGGTCGAGGCGAGTGTTGCCAGTGGTTCATTGATCACCGCGAGACTGGCGGCGGAACAGGGGCGTGAGGTGTATGCGATTCCAGGGTCGATCCATCACCCTGGGGCAAAGGGTTGCCATCAGCTGATCCGCGACGGTGCGGTGCTGGTGGAAACCATCGAGCACATCCTCGAAGCCTTGCGCGGTTGGCAACGGCTGCCGTTATCCACAGAAACGCCGCAGACGACAGAGACTCATCCGCTGCTCATGTTGCTCCACGCGGCGCCCCATACCAGCGAAGCCTTGTCGATCACCAGCGGCTGGGCGCTGCCAAAAGTGCTGGCAGCGCTGACGGAACTGGAAATGGATGGCCGTGCGGTCTGCGAAAGCGGTCGATGGTTTGCGCGGGTAAACTAG
- a CDS encoding L-threonylcarbamoyladenylate synthase: MVNSWRVQQAAREVRAGAVIAYPTEAVWGLGCDPWNEEAVDRLLMLKGRSVDKGLILVADNIRQFDFLFEDFPELWMDRMASTWPGPNTWLVPHQNLLPQWITGVHETVALRVSDHPLVRDLCALVGPLVSTSANPQGRPAARTRLRVEQYFRGQVDWVLGGNLGGRKNPSVIRDLATGHVVRPD, encoded by the coding sequence ATGGTCAACAGTTGGCGTGTGCAACAAGCCGCACGAGAAGTTCGCGCCGGGGCGGTCATTGCCTATCCAACCGAAGCTGTCTGGGGCCTGGGTTGCGACCCCTGGAACGAAGAGGCGGTGGATCGTCTGCTGATGCTCAAGGGACGGTCTGTGGATAAAGGTCTGATTCTGGTGGCCGACAATATTCGCCAGTTTGACTTCCTCTTCGAAGACTTCCCTGAATTGTGGATGGACCGCATGGCCAGCACCTGGCCCGGCCCCAACACCTGGCTGGTGCCGCATCAGAATCTGTTGCCCCAGTGGATTACCGGTGTGCATGAAACGGTGGCGTTACGGGTTAGCGATCACCCGCTGGTGCGGGATTTGTGTGCGTTGGTCGGGCCGTTGGTGTCAACCTCGGCCAACCCTCAGGGGCGGCCGGCGGCGCGGACGCGGCTTCGCGTGGAGCAGTATTTCCGCGGGCAGGTTGATTGGGTGCTGGGTGGCAATCTGGGTGGGCGGAAGAATCCGAGCGTGATTCGCGATCTGGCCACCGGCCACGTTGTGCGCCCGGATTAG
- a CDS encoding NADPH:quinone reductase, translating into MAKRIQFRAHGGPEVLEHVDYQPAEPGPLQVRVTNKAIGLNFIDTYYRGGLYAPPALPSGLGAEGAGVVEAVGSEVTRFKIGDRVAYGSGPLGAYSDVHVLPEANLVHLPDAISFEQAAGVMLKGLTVQYLLRQTYELKGGETILFHAAAGGVGSLACQWAKALDVKLIGTVSSPEKAALAKANGAWATIDYSHENVAQRVLELTDGKKVPVVYDGVGKDTWLTSLDSVAPRGLVVSFGNASGAVDGVNLGILAGKGSLYVTRPTLATYANNAENLQSMADELFEMIISGKLKVDISQRYPLAEAAKAQTELSARRTTGSTVLLP; encoded by the coding sequence ATGGCAAAGCGTATCCAGTTCCGCGCCCATGGCGGCCCCGAAGTACTCGAACATGTCGATTACCAGCCCGCCGAACCCGGCCCGCTGCAGGTGCGCGTGACCAACAAGGCCATCGGCCTGAACTTCATTGACACCTATTACCGCGGTGGCCTTTATGCGCCACCTGCCTTGCCGTCGGGCCTGGGGGCTGAAGGCGCGGGCGTGGTCGAAGCCGTCGGAAGCGAAGTCACCCGCTTCAAGATCGGCGATCGCGTGGCGTACGGCAGTGGCCCATTGGGCGCTTATAGCGACGTTCATGTCTTGCCGGAAGCCAATCTGGTACATCTGCCGGATGCCATCAGCTTCGAGCAAGCCGCCGGCGTGATGCTCAAAGGCCTGACTGTGCAGTACTTGCTGCGTCAGACGTACGAACTCAAGGGTGGCGAAACCATTCTGTTCCACGCAGCAGCCGGCGGCGTCGGTTCGCTGGCCTGCCAATGGGCCAAGGCCTTGGACGTGAAGCTGATCGGCACAGTCAGCTCACCAGAGAAAGCCGCACTGGCGAAAGCCAATGGTGCCTGGGCGACCATCGATTACAGCCATGAAAACGTCGCACAACGCGTGCTGGAATTGACTGACGGTAAAAAAGTGCCGGTGGTGTACGACGGCGTAGGCAAAGATACCTGGCTAACATCGCTCGACAGCGTCGCGCCTCGGGGGCTGGTGGTGAGTTTCGGTAATGCTTCAGGCGCAGTGGACGGAGTGAATCTGGGAATTCTCGCGGGGAAGGGTTCGCTGTACGTGACCCGACCGACCCTGGCGACCTACGCCAACAACGCTGAAAACCTGCAAAGCATGGCCGATGAGCTATTCGAGATGATCATCAGCGGCAAGTTGAAGGTGGACATCAGTCAGCGCTATCCACTGGCTGAAGCGGCCAAAGCGCAGACCGAATTGTCGGCGCGGCGTACGACGGGCTCGACTGTTTTGTTGCCTTGA
- the hemF gene encoding oxygen-dependent coproporphyrinogen oxidase, translating to MTTRTEAVKAYLLDLQDRICAALEAEDGGARFVEDAWTRPAGGGGRTRVIENGAVIEKGGVNFSHVFGSGLPPSASAHRPELAGRGFEALGVSLVIHPHNPHVPTSHANVRFFIAEKEGEEPVWWFGGGFDLTPYYGNEEDCVHWHRVAEQACAPFGPDVYPRYKAWCDSYFHIKHRHEPRGIGGLFFDDLNEWDFDTSFAFMRAIGDAFIDAYLPIVQRRKNDAFTAKQREFQEFRRGRYVEFNLVYDRGTLFGLQSGGRTESILMSLPPQVRWAYDWKAEPGSEEARLTEYFLQDRDWLAKA from the coding sequence ATGACTACCCGCACCGAGGCCGTAAAAGCCTACCTGCTCGACCTGCAAGACCGCATTTGCGCTGCCCTGGAAGCTGAAGACGGCGGCGCGCGTTTCGTCGAAGACGCCTGGACCCGGCCTGCCGGCGGTGGCGGTCGCACCCGGGTGATCGAAAACGGCGCGGTCATCGAAAAGGGCGGCGTCAACTTTTCCCACGTCTTTGGCAGCGGTCTCCCACCCTCCGCCAGCGCTCATCGGCCAGAACTGGCCGGACGAGGCTTCGAAGCCTTGGGCGTGTCTCTGGTGATTCACCCGCACAACCCCCATGTACCGACGTCCCACGCCAACGTGCGCTTTTTCATCGCTGAAAAAGAAGGTGAAGAGCCGGTCTGGTGGTTCGGTGGCGGCTTCGACCTGACCCCTTATTACGGTAATGAAGAAGACTGCGTGCACTGGCACCGCGTTGCCGAACAGGCCTGCGCGCCGTTCGGCCCGGACGTCTACCCGCGCTACAAGGCCTGGTGTGACAGTTACTTCCACATCAAGCATCGCCACGAGCCGCGTGGCATCGGCGGCCTGTTTTTCGATGACTTGAACGAGTGGGACTTCGACACCAGCTTCGCCTTCATGCGTGCCATCGGTGATGCTTTTATCGACGCTTACCTGCCAATCGTGCAGCGCCGCAAGAACGATGCGTTCACCGCCAAACAGCGTGAATTCCAGGAATTTCGCCGTGGCCGTTATGTCGAGTTCAACCTGGTCTATGACCGCGGTACGTTGTTCGGCCTGCAATCGGGTGGGCGTACCGAATCGATCCTGATGTCGCTGCCGCCACAAGTGCGCTGGGCCTACGACTGGAAAGCCGAGCCGGGCAGTGAAGAAGCGCGCCTGACCGAGTACTTCCTGCAAGACCGCGATTGGTTGGCCAAGGCCTGA
- the aroE gene encoding shikimate dehydrogenase: MDRYVVFGNPIGHSKSPLIHRLFAEQTGQKLDYSTLLAPLDDFSGCAQAFFREGRGANVTVPFKEDAYRLANSLTKRAQRAGAVNTLSKLADGSLLGDNTDGAGLVRDLTVNAGFSLAGKRILLLGAGGAVRGALEPLLAEQPASVIIANRTVEKAELLAELFADLGPVSASGFDWLREPVDLIINATSASLSGDVPPIAGSLIEPGKTVCYDMMYGKEPTSFCRWASEHGAAVAMDGLGMLAEQAAEAFYLWRGVRPDTAPVLAELRRQLAM; this comes from the coding sequence ATGGACCGTTACGTCGTATTCGGTAACCCGATTGGCCACAGTAAGTCGCCGCTGATCCACCGTTTGTTCGCCGAACAGACCGGGCAGAAACTGGACTACAGCACCTTGCTGGCGCCCCTCGATGATTTTTCCGGCTGTGCCCAGGCATTTTTCCGCGAAGGGCGTGGGGCGAATGTGACGGTGCCGTTCAAGGAAGATGCCTATCGTTTGGCGAACAGCTTGACCAAGCGAGCGCAGCGGGCCGGCGCGGTGAATACCCTGAGCAAACTGGCTGATGGCAGTTTGCTGGGCGACAACACCGATGGCGCCGGGCTGGTACGGGACCTGACGGTCAACGCCGGATTTAGTCTTGCGGGCAAACGCATCCTGCTGCTCGGGGCCGGCGGTGCGGTGCGCGGTGCGCTGGAGCCGCTGCTGGCGGAGCAACCGGCGTCGGTGATCATCGCCAACCGCACGGTGGAAAAAGCCGAATTACTGGCGGAGTTGTTCGCGGATTTGGGGCCTGTGTCGGCCAGCGGTTTCGATTGGTTGCGCGAACCGGTGGACCTGATCATCAACGCTACGTCTGCCAGTCTGTCAGGCGATGTACCGCCGATTGCCGGCAGTTTGATCGAACCGGGCAAGACGGTTTGCTACGACATGATGTACGGCAAGGAGCCGACCTCGTTCTGCCGTTGGGCCAGCGAGCACGGCGCGGCGGTGGCGATGGATGGCTTGGGAATGTTGGCCGAGCAGGCGGCGGAAGCCTTCTATCTGTGGCGTGGTGTGCGTCCGGACACAGCGCCAGTGCTGGCCGAACTCCGCCGGCAACTGGCGATGTAG